ACCGGGCGCCCATCCTGGAGGACGGTGATGGACTTCGGCGTGCCGTACGGAACCTCTGCCAGGAGCTCCGCGAGATGAATCGTGGTGTCAGCATCGTGGCCGACTCCGAGGAGGAGCACCTGCCCGTCCAGGTCATACACACGGCCGACCGGACTCGCGTGGATGTGGGGCGGCACTGGAAGCGGATCCGCGAGGATTCGCTCCGCCTCCGGTCCAGCCGCCGCGAAGGCAAACGGGTGGTTGCTTCGCAAGACTCCCGGGAGCCGCCAGAACGTCTCCGGCACGACGCCGAGGTCCGGTGACGCCGGAGTGCTTGCCGGGTCGAACGGCTCTGTATCGCTCCCGGTCCACGCAGGGATGACCAGCGTTCCGTCAGGCCCGAGGGCCGTACGAAGCGCTTCAATCAGCCCCGCGGGCCCACCCTCGAGGGGTCGCACCGCCCGGAACGATGTATGGACAAGCAAGACTCCGCCGCGCTTGATGCCAAGCGCTCGGAGTTGCTCCACGACTTCGCCCCTGCTCAGCTCGCGCCTGTCGGTCTGGTTTCCGGACATGCGCTCTTCATAGCGTCTAACGGCTCAGCGGCGGTACTCCCAGTGCCACGGCTCCGAGGGCACGGTGCGCGCGAAGCCATGCTTGCTCGCGTTCGCGGCCAGCCAGCGGTACGTCGCGCTGCCGGTGCCGCCCACGTTGATGTCCATCGCGATGCCGCTCTGGTATTCCGAGGGTACCCCCCCCGCTTCGTCTCCCCCGGACGGAGCGCACCTCGAGGTCGACTGATGCGCATCGCCAAGGCTTTCTCCAGGGCGCGGCTCGCCGCGTTCCTGTTAGCGCCCCTGCTCTCGATGTCCTGCGCGGGAGGCGTGCCGGACGAGTCGCTTCCCTCCGAGGACGGAGCACCCGAAGCGGGCGTGCTCCCCACGGCTCCGGACGCGGACCTGGTCGCGGCGGCGGCGCCCTCGCTGGCGACGGTGCTCGTCGCGCCGGGGGCTTCGTGGCGCTACCTGGATACGGGCGTGGACCTGGGCACGGCGTGGACGGCGACGGGGTACGCGGACACGGCCTGGGCGGCGGGAGCCTCCCCGTTGGGCTACGCGGAGACGGACCTGGCCACGGCGGTCTCCTACGGCACCAACGCCACCAACAAGCACATCACCACGTACTTCCGGCACCGCTTCACTGTCATTGACGCGGCGCGGGTCAGCGAGCTGCTGGTGCGGCTGCAGCGGGATGACGGGGCCATCGTCTACCTGAATGGCATGGAGGTCTTCCGCAGCAACCTGCCGGCGGGCGCGGTGGGTTACCGCACGCTGGCGCCCGCCACCATCGCGGTGCCCGCGGAGGAGCAGACGTGGGTGAGTCAGGGCATCGACGTGGCGGCGCTGCGCACGGGGACGAACGTCCTCGCGGTGGAGTTGCATCAGTCCGCGGCGAACACGTCCGATGCGCGCTTCAACCTGGAGCTGAGCGCCACGCTGTCGCCCACGCCGACGCCCATCTCCGCGTGCTACCCGTTCGACATGCCCACGACGGCAGCGCTGCGCGCGGCGCCGAAGAAGGTCTTCGGCTTCTATTACCCCATCTTCCCCATCTCCATCGACAACGCCCAGCCCGCGTCGGACTACTGGACGGGCTGGATGACGCCCGAGTCACGCAATGGCGAATACGCCAACATCGGTGGACTGATGAGGGACAGGCCGCTGCCCCGAGCCCCCTGGGCCGACAGCGCGTGGCGGCAGCGTGACTTCGAGACGGAGGTGCGCCGCGCGATTGCCTCCGGCATGGATGGCTTCATCTACGAGCACCCGTACCGCGTCTCGTCGGACACGCGGAACAACCAGCTCACCGTCATGCTCGCTGCCGCGGCGGCGGTGGACCCGGAGTTCCGCATCGTCCTCAGTCCGGACTTCCCCACCGAGGCCACGGGCACCACGGATGGACTGGTGTCGATGATTGCCTCCGTGGCGCAGCACCCGTCCGTGCACACGCTCAACGGGGCCATCGTCCTGGCCAGCTTCAACCCGGAGCGCAAGTCGGTGGCTTTCTGGACGGAGCTGAAGACGCGGCTCGCGGCGCAGGGCATCCAGGTCACCTACTGGCCGCTCCTGTCGTACACGGGCGACGTGACGAAGTACGCGGAGTGGGACAACCTGGTGGCGGGCTTCTCCACGTGGGGCGAGCGCACCGCGCAGTCCGCGGAGAACATGCGCCGCTGGAGCGTGGAGTCGCACCGTCGCGGCAAGCTGTGGATGTCGCCCGTCGCCTTCGAGGACGTGCGCCACAAGCTCACCGACAGCGAGAACAGCAGCCGCGTGTACTGGGAGGCGCAGAACAGCCTGGCGTTCCGCTCGCAGTTCGAGAAGGCGATGGAGGGCGACGCGGACTGGGTCACGCTGCTGACGCTGACGGACTACGGCGAGTCATGGATGACGGCGTCCCAGGAGCGCGGCTACGTCGTCATGGATTGGATTGCGTACTACACCACCTGGTTCAAGACGGGGCAGCGCCCCACCATCGTCCGCGACACGCTCTATTACACGCACCGTCGGCACCGCACGGACGCGCCCTTCGACGCCGCGAAGCAGACGGCGCGCGCCATGAAGTTGCGGGGTGGTGTCGCCGCGTCCAACCAGGTGGAGCTGCTCGCCTTCCTCAAGGAGCCGGGCCGGCTGGTCATCACCCAGGGCACCGACGTGCGCATGCTGGACGTGGCGAGCGCGGGAGTGACGGCCTTCCAGGTGCCGCTGGTGCCAGGCACCACACCCGTCTTCGAGCTTCAGCGCGATGGTGTCACCGTCCAGCGCCTGGAGAGCAGGACGCCAATCCTCGCGCAAACCGTCTACCAGGACCTCATGTATCACGCGGGTGGCGGACGCTCCTGCACGCGGCCGTGAGCGTCGGCGGAGAAGGAACTCGAAGATTTTCTGCATGACTCACCGGCTCACCGGCTCTAGCG
The sequence above is drawn from the Pyxidicoccus trucidator genome and encodes:
- a CDS encoding endo-1,3-alpha-glucanase family glycosylhydrolase; translation: MRIAKAFSRARLAAFLLAPLLSMSCAGGVPDESLPSEDGAPEAGVLPTAPDADLVAAAAPSLATVLVAPGASWRYLDTGVDLGTAWTATGYADTAWAAGASPLGYAETDLATAVSYGTNATNKHITTYFRHRFTVIDAARVSELLVRLQRDDGAIVYLNGMEVFRSNLPAGAVGYRTLAPATIAVPAEEQTWVSQGIDVAALRTGTNVLAVELHQSAANTSDARFNLELSATLSPTPTPISACYPFDMPTTAALRAAPKKVFGFYYPIFPISIDNAQPASDYWTGWMTPESRNGEYANIGGLMRDRPLPRAPWADSAWRQRDFETEVRRAIASGMDGFIYEHPYRVSSDTRNNQLTVMLAAAAAVDPEFRIVLSPDFPTEATGTTDGLVSMIASVAQHPSVHTLNGAIVLASFNPERKSVAFWTELKTRLAAQGIQVTYWPLLSYTGDVTKYAEWDNLVAGFSTWGERTAQSAENMRRWSVESHRRGKLWMSPVAFEDVRHKLTDSENSSRVYWEAQNSLAFRSQFEKAMEGDADWVTLLTLTDYGESWMTASQERGYVVMDWIAYYTTWFKTGQRPTIVRDTLYYTHRRHRTDAPFDAAKQTARAMKLRGGVAASNQVELLAFLKEPGRLVITQGTDVRMLDVASAGVTAFQVPLVPGTTPVFELQRDGVTVQRLESRTPILAQTVYQDLMYHAGGGRSCTRP
- the aac(3)-IV gene encoding AAC(3)-IV family aminoglycoside N-acetyltransferase, whose product is MSGNQTDRRELSRGEVVEQLRALGIKRGGVLLVHTSFRAVRPLEGGPAGLIEALRTALGPDGTLVIPAWTGSDTEPFDPASTPASPDLGVVPETFWRLPGVLRSNHPFAFAAAGPEAERILADPLPVPPHIHASPVGRVYDLDGQVLLLGVGHDADTTIHLAELLAEVPYGTPKSITVLQDGRPVRIEYEENDHCCQRFDLADGWLRERGLQAEGRVGHATARLMRARDVVAVAREHLARDPLVFLHSPSAGCEECNEARSSVRP